Proteins encoded within one genomic window of Etheostoma cragini isolate CJK2018 chromosome 21, CSU_Ecrag_1.0, whole genome shotgun sequence:
- the gdf2 gene encoding growth/differentiation factor 2: MQSSRSFLVQVCMCLVASICSCTCKPLNNDIQSEHHERLYSQLLEEDLLEEEDTNSKMENLLGTMREVFLRKLNLSDVPQETSKIYPPQFMMELYNKYASDSLANPQSDVIRSFTVQDIPLSVTNGTKSKYRLQFNISIPNHEKITAAELQLFFLPDPTSTVSFHNFKSTIKVYEVDYNNFTSTTQLLVGKEVTGLDNTWETFDLTTFIQRWIKEGHAATVFDVVVDRKDCGASKGGEEGAGCLNMSVSFGDNTSAALMVFSDDLGSRSRETTNELREMILREEETILHSGADWNRGDQLTNEIPEAQHLRRKKRKAEREYCRRTSLKVNFKDIGWDSWIVAPPEYDAFECRGLCYHPLTDEMTPSKHALIQTLLNIKNPKKANMACCVPIKLDPITVMYQENGRLTIRYLYEEMKVAECGCR, encoded by the exons ATGCAGAGCTCCAGATCATTCCtggtccaggtgtgtatgtgtctggTGGCTTCTATTTGCTCTTGCACCTGTAAACCTCTCAATAATGACATCCAGAGTGAGCACCATGAGAGACTCTACTCTCAGCTGTTAGAGGAGGACCTACTGGAGGAGGAAGACACAAACTCAAAGATGGAGAACCTGCTGGGAACCATGAGGGAGGTTTTTCTGAGGAAACTCAACCTGTCGGATGTTCCTCAGGAGACCAGCAAGATCTACCCCCCTCAGTTTATGATGGAGCTCTACAATAAATACGCCTCGGACAGCTTGGCAAACCCACAGTCTGATGTTATACGAAGCTTCACTGTCCAAG ATATCCCCCTCTCTGTGACAAATGGcacaaagtcaaagtacaggCTGCAGTTCAACATCAGCATCCCCAACCATGAAAAGATCACTGCTGCTGAACTACAACTCTTCTTCTTGCCAGATCCCACGTCAACGGTCAGCTTCCACAATTTTAAGTCCACCATCAAAGTCTATGAAGTGGATTACAACAATTTCACATCCACCACCCAATTGCTGGTTGGCAAAGAGGTGACAGGCTTGGATAACACATGGGAGACGTTTGATTTGACCACATTTATTCAGAGGTGGATCAAGGAAGGCCATGCAGcgactgtttttgatgtagtGGTGGATAGGAAGGACTGTGGGGCCTCTAAAGGTGGAGAAGAAGGAGCAGGCTGTTTGAATATGAGCGTGTCTTTTGGAGATAACACTTCAGCGGCGTTAATGGTCTTCTCAGATGACCTGGGTAGCAGGAGTAGGGAGACAACGAATGAATTAAGAGAGATGATCCTCCGCGAAGAAGAAACAATCTTACACTCGGGCGCCGACTGGAACAGAGGAGATCAGCTTACAAACGAGATCCCGGAGGCTCAGCATCTacggagaaagaaaagaaaggcagagagggaaTATTGCCGGCGGACCTCTCTTAAAGTCAACTTTAAAGACATTGGATGGGACAGCTGGATTGTGGCTCCTCCAGAATATGACGCCTTCGAATGTCGAGGCTTGTGTTACCACCCGCTGACGGACGAAATGACTCCGTCAAAACACGCCCTCATCCAGACGCTGCTCAACATTAAGAACCCCAAGAAGGCCAATATGGCCTGCTGTGTCCCCATTAAACTGGACCCCATCACTGTCATGTACCAGGAGAATGGACGCCTAACTATAAGATACCTTTATGAAGAGATGAAGGTGGCAGAGTGTGGCTGCAGGTAG
- the gdf10b gene encoding growth/differentiation factor 10b yields MDFFPITSTMATRIFQTLHALLILELSWGKMLSEDLGEAVRQGAGVSPAVEQRVFAHESANLDMVSIKMFKVYEKYSKGPQSQRDGNTVRGFKAVPRVLHGKDVFQFNLSSMQESEVILHASFHFLYKRPRHHQQPWRFRRPRQPSSEQQPPYPPSPQLLFYGASSKSPIATPLGNQTLTPYKKGSWQSLDVTAVVKNIKDAKELVVTVEFNMGFGATRGHQRSPHGQERLSPSNLPFILLYADDRAIDEPNSVAMSLQRYGPFPVAEDASRLDSASALRIRRELHLQTQTNDIPEVQYNTLKNHELWQNTYFPAKAKAAAVKPGRKQGQESSEGLGKPQVLSFDERTMKKARRRQWSEPRVCSRRYLRVDFADIGWSEWVLAPKSFDAYYCAGACGFPIPKVVHPSNHATIQSIVRAVGIVPGVPEPCCVPEKLSPLSVLFLDTEKNMVLKVYPGMSVDTCACR; encoded by the exons ATGGACTTCTTTCCTATAACATCAACCATGGCGACCCGGATTTTTCAGACCCTGCATGCGTTACTGATTCTGGAGTTGAGCTGGGGTAAAATGTTATCTGAGGATCTTGGTGAAGCGGTGCGTCAAGGTGCTGGTGTCTCACCGGCTGTGGAGCAGCGCGTCTTTGCGCACGAGAGCGCAAACCTAGACATGGTCTCCATCAAAATGTTCAAAGTGTACGAGAAGTACAGTAAAGGGCCGCAGAGCCAGAGGGACGGAAACACCGTGAGAGGTTTTAAAGCTGTCCCGA GAGTCTTACACGGCAAAGACGTGTTCCAGTTCAACCTGTCCTCAATGCAAGAATCGGAGGTCATCCTCCACGcctcttttcatttcctctATAAGCGGCCGCGCCACCACCAGCAACCCTGGCGTTTCCGAAGGCCCCGCCAACCGTCCAGCGAACAACAGCCTCCTTACCCTCCCTCGCCTCAGCTGCTCTTCTACGGAGCGTCCTCAAAGTCACCTATTGCAACACCACTGGGGAACCAAACTCTGACTCCTTACAAGAAAGGCTCTTGGCAATCACTGGATGTAACAGCAGTGGTGAAAAACATCAAGGATGCCAAAGAGCTTGTGGTCACGGTGGAGTTTAATATGGGGTTCGGGGCAACTCGGGGGCATCAGAGAAGCCCTCATGGCCAAGAGCGCCTTTCTCCATCTAACCTGCCTTTTATCTTGCTATATGCTGATGATCGAGCTATAGATGAGCCTAACAGTGTGGCCATGTCGCTCCAGCGGTACGGGCCTTTCCCTGTAGCGGAGGACGCGTCCCGTTTAGATTCAGCCTCAGCCTTGAGGATCCGGAGGGAGCTTCATCTCCAGACCCAAACCAACGACATTCCAGAGGTCCAGTACAACACTCTGAAGAATCATGAACTGTGGCAGAACACGTATTTCCCAGCGAAAGCCAAAGCCGCGGCAGTGAAACCTGGAAGGAAGCAGGGCCAGGAGAGCAGCGAGGGCCTGGGCAAGCCCCAGGTGCTAAGCTTTGATGAGAGGACGATGAAAAAGGCCAGGAGGAGACAGTGGAGCGAGCCCAGGGTTTGCTCCAGACGTTACCTCAGGGTGGACTTTGCCGACATCGGCTGGAGCGAGTGGGTTTTGGCGCCAAAGTCATTTGATGCCTACTACTGCGCCGGGGCCTGTGGATTCCCCATCCCTAAA gTGGTGCATCCTTCCAATCACGCCACCATCCAGAGCATCGTCAGAGCGGTGGGAATCGTCCCTGGGGTCCCCGAGCCGTGCTGTGTCCCAGAGAAGTTGAGTCCCCTTAGCGTTCTTTTCCTGGATACAGAGAAGAATATGGTGCTGAAGGTTTACCCCGGCATGTCTGTGGATACCTGTGCCTGTCGGTAG